ACAATGGCGCTGCTGCTTTTCCTGATTTCTCTGCTCTTTATTTTTCTGATTCATTTGATTTCAAGCAGAAAGGAGAAAATCAATGCACAATAATTCAAAAAACGAATTGGATCGTTTTAGCCGAAAATGCCGCACAACAGATCGACTTATGACCGGACTGTTTTATGTGGTAGCGGGCTTCTTCCTGCTTTTGCTGGCCGCTTTTTTACTGGATGTGTTGATTTCGGGCTTTTCGAATTTTGACAGCAGTTTGCTTTCTTTTACGGCAGAGGGAATTGGAAATCAATTTTTTAATACAATCTATTTGGTGTTTTTGTCTCTTTTAATCAGTGTCCCTATCGGCATATTTGCGGGGATTTATCTTGCGGAATATGCAAAAGATGGGAAGCTGACTCGTTTTATCCGGATGTGCGTCGAGACGCTTTCTTCATTGCCTTCTATTGTCATTGGCCTTTTCGGATATCTCGTTTTTATTGTGATGACTCATCAGCACTGGAACCTTTTGGCAGGTGCTTTTTCTGTTTCTATTCTTTGCCTGCCTCTGATTACGTCGACCACGGTGGACGCATTTCAGGCACTGCCCGGAGAATATAAAAGCGGCTCTCTTGCGGTTGGTGCCACTCATTGGCAGTCGATCGTGCATATGCTTTTACCCGCCTGTGTTCCGCGCATTATGACCGGCATTATTTTAGCTGCCGGACGGGGATTCGGTGAGGCTGCCGCTTTGCTTTATACGGCAGGGATGAGCACGGATATCAACTGGAGCAACTGGGATCTGACTTCTCCGACCTGCCCGCTCAATCCCATGCGCCCTGGTGAAACGCTGGCTTTACAGATTTGGGCTTCCCGTACGGAATCCATTGCTGCAAATGCAACACAAATTGCAAATTTTTGTTCGGCTGTATTAATTTTGATGGTTCTTTTGTTTAGCCTGTTGGCACGGATCCTCAGCCGAAAAATTGATGAAAAAGCGACCGGCTCTTCCAAATAAAGGAGAAATAAAATGATGGAGAATATCGTAAATCAAACATCTGCTTTGGTCGATTTAGTAGACGAAAGACAGGAAACATGGCAGCTAAAAGAAACAGCCGACATGAACTCCCATGAGACAGTTTATGGGAATCTTTGCGGAATCGAAAATATTAAGGTGGGGATTCATGACCTGAATCTCTATTATGAAAGTGCAAAAGAGTCTTTTCAAGCGCTCAAAAATGTAAATATGGACATTGCAGCCAACAAAATAACGGCATTTATTGGGCCTTCCGGCTGCGGAAAATCAACTTGTTTAAAAACGCTCAATCGAATGAATGACCTGGTGCCCGGCTGCAGAATTACCGGGAAAGTCACGATCGACGGAGAAGATATTTACGATTCCCACACGGATGTCACTCTTTTAAGAAAACGTGCAGGAATGGTATTTCAAAAAGCAAATCCGTTTCCAATGTCTATTTATGATAATATTGCTTATGGGCCGCGGATTCATGGAATCAAGCAAAAGCAGAAACTGGATGAAATCGTAGAGACCAGTTTAAAACAGGCCGCTTTGTGGGACGAAGTAAAGGATCGCTTGAAAAAGAGTGCACTGGGAATGTCCGGCGGGCAGCAGCAGCGGCTCTGTATTGCTCGTGCACTTGCAGTGGAGCCGGATATCCTTTTGATGGATGAACCCACCAGTGCATTGGATCCGATTTCCACTTTGAAAATTGAAGATTTAATGGGCGATTTGCGCAAAAAATATACTGTGATTATCGTTACGCACAATATGCAGCAGGCAGGACGAATTGCCGATAATACAGCCTTCTTCCTGCTGGGAGAAATTGTGGAGTATTCCAATACAATGGATATGTTTAATAATCCTTTGGACGAACGCACAGAACGCTATATTACAGGAAGATTTGGCTGATTTTTTGCTCGCGTTTTTATAAAAATATGGTATGATACAAAAGGAGACCGAATTATGCCCAGAAAATATTTCGATCAGGAACTTAAAAAACTTAATGAACAAATGATACAAATGGCTCTTATGATCAGCGACCGAATCGAAAAGACGATCCGGGTGCTGAAAACAGATGATTCGGAGTTGGCCCAGCAGGTCGTTTTGGGAGATCGGGAAATTGATTCTTTGGAGCAGGAGAACGAAAAGTTTTGCATGAATCTGCTTGCAATGCAGCAGCCTTTAGCTCATGATCTGCGGGAGATTGCCGCCTGCCTCAAAATTTTGACCGATATGGAACGCGAGGCCGATCAGTGCGCCGATATCTGTGAAATTTTAGAGACAGGGACACTTGATCCCAACAGCTTGCTCATCAATAATGTGGTGCAGATGATGGGAATGGCACAGTCGATGTTCCAAAGAGCGATGAATGTCTTTTTAAGCGGCGATTTGGAAGAAGCAAAGGCGGTTTGCAAAGAAGATGATGCAGTCGACTCTGCATTTGGAAAACTGGTTCTGGAAATTTGCGCTTCTATCTCTAAAAATCCGGAACAAGTGATGAAAGAAGTTGATCTTCTTTTTATTATTAAGTATATTGAACGGATGGGAGACCACGCGACGAATATTGCAGAATGGGTGATCTATCGGGGAACAGGGGAGCATCCGGACCTCAATGGAGAAGAGGAGCTTCCTGACGGGAAATAACGGAGGAAGTTATGGCACTTATTTATGTTGTCGATGATGAGATGAATATTCGAAAATTAGTAGCCTTTGGCCTAAGAGACGCAGGATTTGAGACTGCGGAATTTTCGGATGGGGAAAGCCTTCTAAAAGGAATGAATCGGAGAAAACCGGATGCAATTATCCTTGATTGGATGATGCCGGGTATGGATGGCTTGGAAGTATGCCGGCGGCTGCGGGAAGAGAAATCATGGAGAAAAATCCCGATTTTAATGCTGACTGCTAAGGGAGAAGAAATCGACAAGGTAGTTGGACTCGAAATGGGTGCCGATGATTATGTGACAAAACCGTTTGGAATTAAAGAGCTCTGCGCAAGAGTGCGGGCAATTCTCAGAAGAGTGAATGATTCCAAAGAAAACGAGGAAGAGGTTTTGGAAGAAGGCGGTCTTTCCGTCGATATTTCACGTCATACAGTTAAAAAGAGTGGAACAGTGATTGAACTCACAGCAAAGGAATTTGACCTTCTTTGTATTTTAATGCAAAACACCGGAAAAGTGCTTACTAGAGACATGCTGCTTGATAAGGTCTGGGGTGTGGAATATTTCGGGGATACTCGCACGGTCGATGTTCATATGCGTTATTTGAGGCAGAAAATTGAAGAGAATCCGGACAGCCCTCAATACTTAATTACAGTACGCGGGGTCGGATATAAATTTGTCGGAGATCACTCATGAAGAAAAAACTGATTCTTTTAAATAGTATTGCAGTCGTTTTGGCATTTTCTGCGGCGTTTCTGTTTTCTGCTTTTCAAGTGCAGCAGCGTTATCACGAAATGTTTTCGCAGAGGGTCTCAACGGCGCTTTCTGTTTTGTCTGCCGAAGAGGATAAAATTTTGCAGGACCCACAGGAAATTGCACAGGAAGTCGGAAAACAGCTCAGCGAAAATGGAGATGAGATGCGCATCAGCATTATCTCTTCTGACGGACAAGTGCTGGGGGATAGTACCCAAAAAGAAATTTTAGAAAATCATGCGAATCGTCCGGAAGTAAAAGCTGCAAGAGAGTTTGGGCGCGGAACGGATACTCGCATGAGCGCGACAGTTCATCAAAGCTATTATTATGAAGCAATTTCTTTACAAAGCGGCGTTATTTTAAGAGCAGCTCTGCCCACCATTCAAATTGATCAGGAGATTTTGGGACTCTGGAAAACAGCGGCATTCAGTATTGCACTGGGGGTTCTGCTGGTCCTGTTTATTACTGGAGCAATGGTTTCCCATGCAACACGCCCCTTACAAGAACTGACAAAGGCTGCAGGAAAGATTGCTAAAGGGGAGTATTCGAGCCGCGTTAAAGTAACCGAAAAAGACGAAGTAGGGGATTTGGCAAGTTCTTTCAACAAGATGGCCGAAAGTACACAGCAGGCGATGGAGGCGCAGCGGCATAACCAAAATCAGCTGGAGGGCCTTTTGGATAGCATGGACAGCGGAGTTTTGGCGATTGATCGAGAAGATAAAGTACAGTTTTTAAATGAACGTGCCCGAGAGCTGGTTGGAATTCCACACCTTGCAGTTGGTGGTCAGATGGAAGGCAGTCTTCTCTTAGCTCATATTGGACATCTGATGCACCGTGCGATGGAAAGCGGAGAAGCAGTTCGTCAGGAACTGAGCGGGCAGAAAGAAGAGCAGAAGCTGACCGTTTATGCCGTTCGGGTTGATGATGGACATACCGCTTTAGCGGTCATTTCTGATGTTACCAGGATGAAACAATTGGAGCAGCTGCGCACGGAATTTGTTTCGAATGTTACCCATGAACTAAAAACGCCACTGACTGCAATCAGGGGGAGTATTGAGCTTTTAAAGAGCGCTGACCGGGATGAAAAAACCCGTGCCTACTTTTACGATGTGCTGGATATGGAGACACAGCGGCTGCAGCATTTGATTGACGATATGTTGGCACTTTCCCAAATTGAAAATGCAAAAGAAGATCCTTCTGCAAAAATGTGTTCTGTAGAACAAGCGGTAAAAGAAGTGGTGGAACGCCTTTCGGAGACGGCTAAGCAGAATGAGGTGCAGCTCAGCTATCATGTTGATCCCAAAGCGATTGTCCGCTTTTCTCCTACACGACTTCAACAGATGATTTCTAATCTGGTCGAGAATGCAATTAAATATAACCGCAAAGGCGGAACGGTCAGTGTCGATGGACTTTTGAGGCGAAACATGGTTGTGATCAATGTAAAGGATACTGGGATTGGAATTGCG
This genomic window from Caproicibacterium sp. BJN0003 contains:
- the pstA gene encoding phosphate ABC transporter permease PstA: MHNNSKNELDRFSRKCRTTDRLMTGLFYVVAGFFLLLLAAFLLDVLISGFSNFDSSLLSFTAEGIGNQFFNTIYLVFLSLLISVPIGIFAGIYLAEYAKDGKLTRFIRMCVETLSSLPSIVIGLFGYLVFIVMTHQHWNLLAGAFSVSILCLPLITSTTVDAFQALPGEYKSGSLAVGATHWQSIVHMLLPACVPRIMTGIILAAGRGFGEAAALLYTAGMSTDINWSNWDLTSPTCPLNPMRPGETLALQIWASRTESIAANATQIANFCSAVLILMVLLFSLLARILSRKIDEKATGSSK
- a CDS encoding response regulator transcription factor, yielding MALIYVVDDEMNIRKLVAFGLRDAGFETAEFSDGESLLKGMNRRKPDAIILDWMMPGMDGLEVCRRLREEKSWRKIPILMLTAKGEEIDKVVGLEMGADDYVTKPFGIKELCARVRAILRRVNDSKENEEEVLEEGGLSVDISRHTVKKSGTVIELTAKEFDLLCILMQNTGKVLTRDMLLDKVWGVEYFGDTRTVDVHMRYLRQKIEENPDSPQYLITVRGVGYKFVGDHS
- a CDS encoding ATP-binding protein; translation: MKKKLILLNSIAVVLAFSAAFLFSAFQVQQRYHEMFSQRVSTALSVLSAEEDKILQDPQEIAQEVGKQLSENGDEMRISIISSDGQVLGDSTQKEILENHANRPEVKAAREFGRGTDTRMSATVHQSYYYEAISLQSGVILRAALPTIQIDQEILGLWKTAAFSIALGVLLVLFITGAMVSHATRPLQELTKAAGKIAKGEYSSRVKVTEKDEVGDLASSFNKMAESTQQAMEAQRHNQNQLEGLLDSMDSGVLAIDREDKVQFLNERARELVGIPHLAVGGQMEGSLLLAHIGHLMHRAMESGEAVRQELSGQKEEQKLTVYAVRVDDGHTALAVISDVTRMKQLEQLRTEFVSNVTHELKTPLTAIRGSIELLKSADRDEKTRAYFYDVLDMETQRLQHLIDDMLALSQIENAKEDPSAKMCSVEQAVKEVVERLSETAKQNEVQLSYHVDPKAIVRFSPTRLQQMISNLVENAIKYNRKGGTVSVDGLLRRNMVVINVKDTGIGIAPEHIGRLFERFYRVDASRSREIGGTGLGLSIVKHLAVLYGGTVSVESVPEKGSTFTVTLPIAK
- the pstB gene encoding phosphate ABC transporter ATP-binding protein PstB, producing the protein MNSHETVYGNLCGIENIKVGIHDLNLYYESAKESFQALKNVNMDIAANKITAFIGPSGCGKSTCLKTLNRMNDLVPGCRITGKVTIDGEDIYDSHTDVTLLRKRAGMVFQKANPFPMSIYDNIAYGPRIHGIKQKQKLDEIVETSLKQAALWDEVKDRLKKSALGMSGGQQQRLCIARALAVEPDILLMDEPTSALDPISTLKIEDLMGDLRKKYTVIIVTHNMQQAGRIADNTAFFLLGEIVEYSNTMDMFNNPLDERTERYITGRFG
- the phoU gene encoding phosphate signaling complex protein PhoU, with amino-acid sequence MPRKYFDQELKKLNEQMIQMALMISDRIEKTIRVLKTDDSELAQQVVLGDREIDSLEQENEKFCMNLLAMQQPLAHDLREIAACLKILTDMEREADQCADICEILETGTLDPNSLLINNVVQMMGMAQSMFQRAMNVFLSGDLEEAKAVCKEDDAVDSAFGKLVLEICASISKNPEQVMKEVDLLFIIKYIERMGDHATNIAEWVIYRGTGEHPDLNGEEELPDGK